One part of the Syntrophorhabdaceae bacterium genome encodes these proteins:
- a CDS encoding ABC transporter ATP-binding protein — translation MDDVLNIDNLHTYFFTDEGIARAVDGVSLSIGRNRTLGLVGESGCGKSVTALSVLRLVPSPPGRIVEGNITLAGRQIASLSEIEMRDIRGRLASMIFQEPMTSLNAVFTVGTQIMEAVEIHTRIGRNDAREVAMEYLTKVGIPGARGVMSSYPHQLSGGMKQRVMIAMALCLKPALLIADEPTTALDVTIQAGILRLMKDLQQDNGCAVLLITHDLGVVAEMADEVAVMYAGKIVESGPCEAIFASFLHPYTEGLFKSLPGRTERGAKLYTITGTVPSALKFPEACRFHTRCPLAIERCRLEEPPLVEVAVGHRCACWVRAGEVDRNHA, via the coding sequence ATGGACGATGTACTGAACATAGATAATCTGCACACGTATTTTTTTACGGACGAGGGGATAGCCCGTGCGGTAGACGGCGTTTCACTTTCCATCGGAAGGAACAGGACGCTCGGCCTCGTGGGAGAATCCGGTTGCGGAAAATCGGTCACGGCCCTCTCGGTCTTGAGATTGGTCCCGTCTCCTCCGGGGAGAATAGTGGAGGGGAATATTACGCTTGCAGGCAGGCAGATCGCGTCGCTTTCCGAAATTGAGATGCGCGATATCCGGGGAAGGCTTGCATCGATGATATTTCAGGAGCCCATGACGAGTCTCAACGCCGTGTTCACGGTCGGGACGCAGATCATGGAGGCGGTAGAGATACATACACGCATAGGAAGGAATGATGCCCGCGAGGTGGCCATGGAATATTTGACGAAGGTAGGCATACCGGGCGCCCGCGGCGTCATGTCAAGCTATCCACACCAGCTTTCAGGCGGGATGAAACAGAGGGTGATGATAGCCATGGCGTTATGCCTTAAGCCCGCACTCCTCATTGCCGACGAGCCCACCACCGCCCTTGACGTTACCATTCAGGCGGGAATATTGAGACTCATGAAGGACCTCCAGCAGGATAACGGATGCGCCGTTCTCCTTATTACCCACGATCTGGGCGTCGTGGCTGAGATGGCCGATGAGGTTGCTGTCATGTACGCGGGCAAGATCGTTGAATCGGGCCCCTGCGAAGCGATCTTCGCATCCTTTCTGCATCCTTACACGGAAGGACTTTTCAAGAGCCTGCCGGGAAGGACCGAACGGGGCGCCAAACTCTATACCATAACGGGCACGGTTCCCTCGGCCCTCAAGTTTCCGGAGGCCTGCCGGTTTCATACACGCTGTCCTCTCGCCATTGAAAGATGCAGGCTCGAAGAACCGCCGCTCGTGGAGGTCGCCGTGGGCCACAGATGCGCCTGCTGGGTTCGGGCCGGAGAGGTGGACAGAAATCATGCTTGA
- a CDS encoding twin-arginine translocase subunit TatC yields MEREKALSFLTGFRKVVLRSLAAVAVAAIVSFIYARDIMKLLLKTAGIKIYFFSLPEVFLTALQLALYGGIFFALPLIIYLAWREIRNLVGTRPVYGYAFILSAIVLFYGGSLFCYRFVLPSGIGFLISYEGGAVKAMISVERFVVFCSAMIFAFGATFEVPIVMLILAKMGIVKSRMLSKTRRFAILFIAIAAAIITPTPDVYNMMLLAVPMYVLYEAGIVLVKLTERSRGRADR; encoded by the coding sequence ATGGAAAGAGAAAAAGCCCTTTCTTTCCTGACAGGCTTCAGAAAGGTCGTCTTAAGGTCTCTCGCCGCGGTCGCTGTGGCAGCCATTGTGAGCTTCATCTACGCCAGAGACATTATGAAGCTTCTTCTGAAAACGGCGGGGATCAAGATCTATTTCTTTTCCCTGCCGGAAGTATTTCTTACCGCCCTTCAGCTTGCTTTGTACGGAGGAATCTTCTTTGCGCTGCCGCTCATCATCTACCTCGCGTGGCGTGAGATCAGAAACCTGGTTGGCACGAGACCGGTCTATGGCTACGCCTTCATACTTTCCGCCATCGTTCTTTTCTACGGGGGGAGTCTCTTCTGCTACCGGTTCGTTCTTCCCTCGGGCATAGGGTTCCTCATCAGTTACGAGGGCGGCGCCGTAAAAGCCATGATATCCGTGGAACGTTTCGTTGTGTTCTGCAGCGCCATGATTTTTGCGTTCGGAGCTACTTTTGAGGTCCCCATCGTCATGCTTATCCTCGCTAAAATGGGCATTGTGAAGTCACGGATGCTTTCGAAGACGAGGAGGTTCGCGATTCTTTTCATCGCCATCGCCGCTGCCATAATCACCCCCACCCCCGACGTCTACAACATGATGCTCCTCGCTGTGCCCATGTATGTCCTCTATGAAGCGGGGATCGTCCTCGTGAAGCTCACGGAGAGGAGTCGTGGAAGAGCTGACCGATAG
- a CDS encoding YMGG-like glycine zipper-containing protein, whose amino-acid sequence MKGILATLVIIATGFTMFSCASEGYNTQKGAAIGAGLGAIAGQVIGHDTASTLIGAAVGGLAGAVGGNAVDQNVQNQKIDAQRSQAVAVPAPAPQAQEAPPGQWVEVPGQWSGGKWVPAHRVWVPVNP is encoded by the coding sequence ATGAAAGGAATTTTAGCGACTCTTGTAATCATTGCGACTGGATTTACCATGTTTTCGTGTGCATCCGAAGGTTATAACACACAAAAAGGGGCTGCAATCGGGGCCGGTTTGGGCGCCATTGCGGGACAGGTGATCGGTCATGACACCGCATCAACCCTTATTGGTGCTGCGGTTGGAGGGCTGGCAGGGGCCGTAGGTGGCAACGCGGTCGATCAGAACGTGCAGAATCAAAAGATAGATGCCCAGAGATCCCAGGCAGTGGCTGTTCCGGCGCCTGCGCCGCAGGCACAAGAAGCCCCTCCGGGACAATGGGTTGAAGTTCCCGGACAGTGGTCAGGTGGAAAATGGGTACCGGCCCATAGGGTGTGGGTACCGGTCAATCCATGA
- a CDS encoding Spy/CpxP family protein refolding chaperone, giving the protein MKKGIIVAMALIFLAVATTTIYAAGPGNGPMGRDGSAPPRGGGMDRGQAGPMAGLNLSKDQMSKMWQLREKYRNETQAIRYELFQKSLDLKALYADPKATDAAILAKQKEVSALRHQIEDRMVQLRLDLRKILTPEQLQKLSEREPFRNGRFMREDGPEPRP; this is encoded by the coding sequence ATGAAAAAAGGTATTATCGTGGCCATGGCCTTGATTTTTCTGGCGGTCGCCACGACGACTATATACGCAGCGGGCCCGGGAAACGGACCCATGGGCCGGGACGGTTCGGCTCCGCCTCGGGGCGGGGGGATGGACAGGGGGCAGGCGGGTCCCATGGCGGGGCTCAATCTGAGCAAAGACCAGATGAGCAAGATGTGGCAGCTCAGGGAAAAGTACCGTAATGAAACTCAGGCGATAAGGTATGAGCTCTTTCAGAAATCCCTGGATTTGAAGGCCCTTTACGCGGACCCTAAAGCCACTGATGCCGCGATCCTTGCCAAACAGAAAGAGGTGAGTGCCTTAAGACATCAGATAGAGGACAGGATGGTCCAGCTGAGACTCGACTTAAGAAAGATACTGACCCCGGAACAATTGCAGAAGCTGAGCGAGCGAGAGCCTTTTAGAAACGGAAGGTTCATGAGAGAGGACGGGCCTGAACCCAGGCCATAA
- a CDS encoding ABC transporter permease: MLSYIVRRFLLAIPTVIGVCLVTFLLFNVFASPEAVARKQLGKNPTETQIAAWVASHGMDKPMFFNLHREKDGRLHPFDSRFWNHMRELVLFQFPESDYLHEKVTSLLKQKIGPSLSLTVPAFLLSMIVTLPIALFIAYYRGTYIDKLALFICVILMSIAILNYIIFGQYLLAVVFKYFPIYGYDFGVGAWKFLLLPVILAVASGLGGGVRFYRTIMLNEVRADYVRTAMAKGVSEEGILFKHVLKNAMIPILTTTVLSIPFLITGSLLLEIFFGIPGMGNLMINAINNHDYPVIRTLVYIYSLLYIAGSILTDISYTLVDPRVSFK, encoded by the coding sequence ATGCTCTCCTACATAGTGCGCAGATTTCTCCTCGCTATACCCACGGTCATCGGCGTCTGCCTCGTGACCTTTCTGCTTTTTAATGTGTTTGCCTCTCCCGAGGCCGTGGCGAGAAAGCAGCTCGGAAAGAACCCCACAGAGACGCAGATTGCAGCCTGGGTCGCTTCACATGGCATGGATAAGCCCATGTTCTTCAATCTTCACAGGGAAAAAGACGGCAGGCTTCATCCCTTCGATAGTCGCTTCTGGAACCACATGAGGGAACTCGTACTCTTCCAGTTTCCGGAATCGGATTACCTCCATGAAAAGGTGACGAGCCTGTTGAAACAAAAGATCGGTCCTTCGCTCTCTCTCACCGTGCCGGCCTTCCTGCTTTCCATGATCGTGACGCTCCCTATTGCGCTTTTCATCGCCTATTACAGGGGCACATACATCGATAAGCTTGCGCTCTTTATCTGCGTGATCCTTATGAGCATCGCTATTCTCAATTACATAATTTTTGGTCAGTATCTTCTGGCCGTTGTGTTTAAATACTTTCCCATTTACGGTTATGACTTCGGTGTGGGCGCCTGGAAATTTCTTTTGCTACCCGTGATTCTTGCCGTGGCATCAGGGCTCGGCGGCGGGGTAAGGTTCTACCGGACCATCATGCTTAATGAAGTCCGCGCCGATTATGTGAGAACGGCCATGGCCAAAGGCGTAAGCGAAGAAGGCATTCTCTTCAAACATGTGTTGAAGAATGCCATGATACCGATCCTTACCACCACGGTGCTCTCCATACCATTTCTCATCACCGGAAGTCTCCTTCTGGAGATCTTCTTTGGCATACCGGGCATGGGTAATCTCATGATCAACGCGATCAACAATCATGATTATCCCGTGATCAGGACGCTTGTTTATATCTACTCTCTGCTTTATATCGCTGGCAGTATCCTGACGGATATAAGCTATACGCTTGTTGATCCCAGGGTAAGTTTTAAGTGA
- a CDS encoding DUF502 domain-containing protein, which translates to MSVTKHIKSKFFTGLFILIPLIVTLYIIYFVISFFEPLVAPLVKSALARLSGRELYIPGAGFILFIIITYITGILASNYFGKKALARGEQLLKRIPVVKSIYGSVKDMTEAFSSDRIKSFKEVVLVEYPFPGRYAIGFVTKRIQINSKQLCSVFIPTTPNPTSGYIILVQEEELTFLDIPADDALKYIISLGTARTEAPWKEKKPFLS; encoded by the coding sequence ATGAGCGTAACAAAACACATAAAGAGTAAGTTCTTCACAGGCCTCTTTATACTCATCCCCCTCATCGTCACCCTCTACATTATCTACTTTGTCATTTCATTTTTTGAACCGCTCGTAGCCCCCCTCGTGAAAAGCGCCCTCGCGCGGCTCTCCGGTCGGGAGCTTTATATCCCCGGGGCGGGCTTTATCCTCTTTATCATCATTACCTATATTACCGGCATCCTTGCCTCGAACTACTTCGGGAAGAAGGCCCTTGCCCGCGGCGAGCAGCTCCTCAAAAGAATCCCAGTGGTGAAGAGTATCTATGGGTCGGTGAAAGACATGACAGAGGCCTTTTCATCAGACAGGATCAAATCCTTTAAGGAAGTGGTCCTCGTGGAATATCCATTTCCCGGGCGATACGCCATCGGCTTCGTCACGAAGAGAATCCAGATCAACAGCAAACAGTTGTGCTCTGTTTTTATTCCCACCACCCCCAACCCCACTTCCGGTTACATTATCCTGGTTCAGGAAGAAGAACTCACGTTCCTCGATATCCCCGCTGACGACGCCCTGAAGTACATCATTTCCCTCGGGACCGCCCGAACTGAAGCGCCATGGAAAGAGAAAAAGCCCTTTCTTTCCTGA
- a CDS encoding Spy/CpxP family protein refolding chaperone → MTKLFAFFLLVLLYVPPVLAQDSYSDFERGLDLSEPQRTQIKGIRNKYIGEWNAITRESVQKRLELKELDKHPQANAERIGRLQTDIRELETSRDNIYHQYRSEVSRTLNERQRERYDNFLNNEDRRIKLMGPRQPRRYGR, encoded by the coding sequence ATGACAAAGCTGTTTGCTTTTTTTCTGCTGGTTCTTCTTTACGTGCCCCCTGTTCTTGCTCAGGATTCATACTCTGACTTCGAGAGGGGGCTCGATCTCTCAGAGCCTCAGAGGACCCAGATTAAAGGCATACGCAATAAATACATCGGTGAATGGAACGCGATAACAAGGGAATCTGTGCAGAAAAGACTCGAACTCAAGGAACTCGATAAACACCCTCAAGCCAATGCCGAAAGGATTGGAAGACTCCAGACCGATATACGAGAACTGGAGACATCGCGGGACAACATTTACCACCAGTACAGATCGGAGGTTTCAAGGACTCTTAACGAAAGACAGAGGGAGCGCTACGATAACTTCCTCAATAACGAGGACAGAAGAATCAAACTGATGGGTCCTCGCCAGCCGAGAAGGTATGGCCGATAA
- a CDS encoding HAMP domain-containing sensor histidine kinase, translating to MADKKTIIFPTLLFAIFFFCITATGFGLIKVITTNISGLLKGEGEIVYNHIKQEIDVDLEYLSLLEKSPAIITPNFLNIMISDETMVEDLYNLMSNTDNTRLDQLPFANLLVLDSGGNIILQKGMIQITAAQLHPLVAGQQETVLRMPTSKDKSLFMGIRVRDRIFFFKIDESELELLRKKFIIQDLLDREEKRFNIMGINLYDEKGIGMPFMGQSYEKKDAFVLSRPLDSKFLPGYTVEILISKDLAKNTIRSTTLSFVVILILLTLSGALSTFAIFLLERKHGKKVSEMEKEMEVKERLVSLGRLSSGMAHEIRNPLNAMSLSVQRLKREFLPAEEKKEEYLAFLDIIRSELVRIDRIVEEFLLSTRAQAPFVSENLYALLDEVLTIVTEKAASKGIVVANRVDAAIRIECQKDRLKQAFYNIILNGIEAIGQKGSIVVLAKEKDGFVTIHIKDSGPGIKEEELHRIFEYYYTTKDKGMGVGLPISYMIVKDHGGEIRVISDEGHGATFVVTLPVKQVRTMGDEETRVRAT from the coding sequence ATGGCCGATAAAAAGACCATAATCTTTCCCACCCTGTTATTTGCCATATTCTTTTTTTGCATCACCGCTACGGGGTTCGGGCTCATCAAGGTCATTACCACAAATATCAGCGGTCTTTTGAAAGGCGAAGGCGAAATCGTCTATAACCATATCAAGCAGGAGATAGATGTTGACCTTGAGTATTTAAGCCTCCTGGAAAAATCCCCAGCCATCATAACCCCCAACTTTCTCAACATTATGATTTCAGATGAGACCATGGTTGAAGATCTCTACAACCTCATGAGCAATACGGACAACACGCGGCTCGACCAGCTCCCGTTCGCGAACCTTCTTGTATTGGATAGTGGCGGCAATATAATCTTGCAGAAAGGCATGATCCAGATAACAGCAGCCCAGCTTCATCCGCTCGTGGCCGGCCAGCAAGAGACCGTATTAAGAATGCCGACGAGCAAAGACAAATCCCTTTTTATGGGTATTCGGGTGAGAGACCGTATTTTCTTTTTCAAGATCGACGAGTCAGAGCTGGAACTCTTAAGAAAGAAGTTTATTATACAAGACCTCCTCGATAGAGAGGAAAAGCGGTTCAATATCATGGGCATCAATCTTTACGACGAGAAGGGAATAGGAATGCCCTTCATGGGACAGAGCTACGAAAAGAAAGATGCCTTCGTGCTGTCAAGGCCTCTCGATTCGAAATTTCTCCCCGGCTATACTGTGGAGATACTGATATCGAAGGATCTGGCAAAGAATACTATCAGGAGTACCACGCTCAGTTTTGTTGTTATTCTCATTCTTCTCACGCTGTCCGGCGCATTGAGTACCTTTGCCATATTTCTTCTCGAACGCAAGCACGGAAAGAAGGTGAGCGAAATGGAGAAGGAGATGGAGGTGAAAGAGAGGCTTGTCTCACTTGGAAGACTTTCCTCGGGCATGGCCCATGAAATACGCAACCCGCTTAATGCCATGAGCCTCTCGGTCCAGCGGCTTAAACGGGAATTCCTGCCGGCGGAAGAGAAGAAAGAGGAGTACCTCGCCTTCCTCGATATCATAAGGAGCGAACTCGTGAGGATTGACAGGATTGTAGAAGAATTCCTGCTCTCCACCCGGGCTCAGGCCCCCTTCGTCAGTGAAAACCTCTACGCCCTGCTCGACGAGGTCCTCACCATTGTAACGGAGAAGGCCGCTTCAAAAGGGATTGTCGTCGCCAACAGAGTGGATGCGGCCATCCGAATCGAATGCCAGAAGGACAGGCTGAAACAGGCCTTCTACAACATCATCCTCAACGGGATTGAAGCCATAGGCCAAAAAGGGAGTATTGTGGTGCTGGCAAAAGAAAAGGATGGTTTCGTGACCATCCACATTAAGGATTCCGGCCCGGGTATCAAGGAAGAAGAGCTTCACAGAATTTTCGAGTATTACTACACGACCAAAGACAAAGGCATGGGCGTGGGTCTCCCCATATCGTATATGATCGTTAAGGACCACGGAGGCGAGATACGAGTGATAAGCGATGAGGGACACGGAGCGACTTTTGTCGTGACACTGCCGGTGAAGCAGGTCCGAACCATGGGCGATGAAGAGACACGGGTTAGGGCAACATGA
- a CDS encoding ABC transporter substrate-binding protein, protein MNAGIQARRQIAVLALLFLMVMVPACGNNPYPPESNKVIAYTALGEDPRTLDPAQVSDTTSAEILTQIYDALYQNAYLDRPYKVVPALAADYPVKHTFSENVVEKGITKKMTRMEYTFTLRDDIYFQDDPCFPQGKGRRVTALDVVYAIKRLADPAVQSTGYWLVANKIKGIDAFFKKAAAAGKADYSQEIEGLKAVDDRTLRITLTEAFPAFIYVMSMPYTAPVAHEAVEYYNASGRDGFSRHPVGTGAFKLKSWKRQHRIVLERNPNFRAEYYPLTGAPGDAEKGLLDDAGKRLPFLDEVWYSIISTAQPVWLLFLQGYLDTSGVPQDQFDRVVTKNLELSGDFIKKGISLEIASDLDIYYLAFNMRDPVLGKNKYLRQALSLAYDTDLYNEIFMNGRAINAQGPLPPGIFGYDPLLKNPYKTYDLTKAKELLARAGYPDGIDEKTGKQLELTYDIGSDSTRAREVAAFDMRCFEQLGIKMKLQVNTWSQQLERSHKGTFQMFSLGWVADYPDPENFLQLLYGPNAPPNPNSSAFSNPEYDRLYERMKGMEDSPEREAIIHKMVAIVTEECPWIFSFHSPSYVLRHAWYKNGKAHSISGNYKKYIRIDSGARRDYWRHEDKPNLTALICGLVLFAIILAPAVLIKYRRRRR, encoded by the coding sequence ATGAACGCCGGAATTCAGGCACGAAGACAGATCGCTGTGCTCGCGCTTCTTTTTTTGATGGTGATGGTCCCCGCCTGTGGAAATAATCCCTATCCCCCCGAGAGCAACAAGGTGATCGCCTACACGGCGCTCGGCGAGGACCCGAGGACACTCGACCCTGCGCAGGTCTCCGACACCACCTCTGCCGAGATACTGACACAGATCTATGACGCCCTTTACCAGAACGCCTACCTCGATAGACCCTACAAGGTAGTGCCGGCGCTCGCAGCAGACTATCCCGTGAAACATACTTTTTCCGAAAATGTTGTGGAAAAGGGCATAACCAAGAAAATGACCAGGATGGAATATACCTTCACCCTGAGAGACGACATATATTTTCAGGATGATCCCTGCTTTCCTCAAGGCAAGGGCAGGCGCGTTACCGCTCTGGATGTGGTCTATGCGATCAAGAGGCTCGCTGACCCGGCAGTACAATCCACGGGATACTGGCTTGTGGCCAACAAGATAAAAGGGATCGACGCATTCTTCAAGAAAGCGGCGGCGGCAGGAAAGGCGGATTATTCTCAGGAGATAGAAGGCTTAAAAGCCGTCGACGACCGCACGCTCAGGATTACCCTGACCGAGGCTTTTCCCGCTTTCATCTACGTCATGAGCATGCCGTATACGGCCCCGGTTGCGCATGAGGCGGTCGAATACTACAACGCATCGGGAAGGGACGGCTTCTCGCGCCATCCGGTGGGTACCGGCGCTTTCAAACTGAAATCCTGGAAGAGACAGCACAGGATCGTACTCGAACGTAACCCCAATTTCCGGGCAGAGTATTACCCCTTAACCGGTGCACCGGGTGACGCCGAAAAGGGCCTACTTGACGACGCAGGAAAGCGATTGCCTTTTCTCGACGAGGTCTGGTACTCGATCATATCCACGGCCCAGCCCGTCTGGCTCCTCTTTCTTCAAGGCTATCTCGATACCTCGGGCGTGCCGCAAGACCAGTTCGATCGGGTGGTCACCAAGAACCTGGAGCTCTCCGGCGATTTTATCAAAAAAGGTATAAGCCTCGAGATAGCGAGCGATCTCGATATTTACTATCTTGCCTTCAATATGCGCGACCCCGTGCTCGGCAAGAACAAATATCTCCGACAGGCCCTCTCTCTCGCCTACGACACGGACCTCTATAACGAGATCTTTATGAACGGACGGGCGATCAACGCGCAGGGTCCTTTGCCGCCCGGTATCTTCGGATATGACCCTTTGTTGAAGAACCCGTATAAAACCTATGACCTGACCAAGGCAAAGGAACTTCTCGCTCGTGCAGGCTATCCTGATGGGATTGATGAAAAAACGGGAAAACAGCTTGAGCTCACCTATGACATCGGCTCAGATTCTACCAGGGCCCGCGAGGTGGCGGCCTTTGACATGCGGTGTTTCGAACAACTCGGCATTAAGATGAAACTTCAGGTCAATACGTGGTCCCAGCAGCTTGAGAGAAGCCATAAAGGTACATTCCAGATGTTCTCTCTAGGCTGGGTTGCCGACTATCCCGATCCGGAGAACTTCCTCCAGCTCCTCTACGGGCCGAACGCGCCGCCAAACCCTAACAGCTCGGCATTTTCCAATCCTGAATATGACAGACTCTATGAGCGTATGAAAGGCATGGAGGATTCGCCGGAACGCGAGGCCATCATCCATAAAATGGTCGCAATTGTCACCGAGGAATGTCCGTGGATATTCAGTTTCCACTCACCCTCCTATGTGTTGCGCCACGCATGGTACAAGAACGGCAAGGCGCATAGCATTTCCGGGAACTACAAGAAATATATTCGTATCGATTCCGGCGCGCGGCGGGATTACTGGAGGCATGAGGATAAGCCGAACCTTACAGCGCTCATCTGCGGATTGGTTTTATTCGCCATCATCCTCGCTCCCGCGGTGCTCATCAAATATAGAAGGAGGAGGAGATAG
- a CDS encoding ABC transporter permease, giving the protein MTESHLKIAIRRIRKDRLAVAGFLVICIFALVACLDCIPLPVREASGIRWGRTALDAAFNKEPEKSYSPPLADRGLLNRKEFALASRHLLGTNNLGEDVLYNGLKGVRTAFVIGIVPTLIAALFAVMLGLFAGYYGGFIDDLIQYVYQVLSSIPSILLLIAMLMIMERGLWQLCVALGVTSWVGLCRLIRGETLKVKNMEYVEAARALGASDARLIFRHILPNVMHIVIIEITLDFSALVMTETVLTYIGVGVEPGTGSWGRMIMMADRELANGIWWNLSTASAFLFILVLAFNTFADTLRDALDPRLRKG; this is encoded by the coding sequence GTGACTGAGTCGCATCTCAAGATAGCAATAAGAAGGATTCGAAAAGACAGGCTCGCTGTGGCAGGGTTCTTGGTCATCTGCATTTTTGCGCTCGTGGCCTGCCTCGATTGCATACCTCTGCCCGTGAGGGAGGCTTCAGGCATAAGGTGGGGCCGGACTGCGCTTGACGCGGCTTTCAACAAGGAGCCCGAAAAGTCCTATTCTCCGCCGCTTGCAGACAGGGGCCTTCTCAACAGAAAAGAATTTGCGCTCGCGTCCCGGCACCTTTTGGGTACGAACAATCTTGGCGAGGACGTTTTGTACAATGGGCTCAAAGGGGTGAGGACCGCCTTTGTCATCGGTATTGTCCCCACGCTGATCGCGGCCCTGTTTGCCGTGATGCTGGGACTTTTTGCGGGCTACTACGGCGGCTTCATAGATGATCTCATTCAGTATGTCTATCAGGTGCTCTCGTCCATCCCGAGCATACTCCTGCTTATTGCTATGCTCATGATCATGGAGCGCGGCTTGTGGCAGCTCTGTGTGGCGCTCGGGGTTACGAGCTGGGTCGGACTGTGCAGGCTCATCAGGGGCGAGACCCTGAAGGTGAAGAACATGGAATACGTGGAGGCGGCACGTGCACTCGGCGCGAGCGATGCAAGGCTCATCTTTCGTCACATCCTGCCTAATGTGATGCATATCGTGATCATTGAGATTACCCTCGATTTCTCTGCGCTCGTTATGACCGAGACGGTACTTACTTACATCGGTGTGGGTGTGGAACCAGGCACGGGCAGCTGGGGAAGGATGATCATGATGGCCGACAGGGAGCTCGCCAACGGCATCTGGTGGAACTTAAGTACAGCCTCGGCCTTTCTCTTTATTCTTGTCCTGGCCTTCAATACGTTTGCCGACACATTGCGGGACGCGCTGGATCCGAGGTTGAGAAAGGGCTGA
- a CDS encoding ABC transporter ATP-binding protein — protein sequence MLEVNGLKMYFPVKHGFLRRTVGHVKAVDDVSFSVGKGETLGLVGESGSGKTTVGKCIVRLYDPTGGRIFFDGADIAHLTPGELKAYRKKMQIVFQDPFGSLNPRMTVSDIVAEGPLIMGEVSVAKRVEELLDIVGLSKEAASRYPHEFSGGQRQRIGIARALAVNPTFIVCDEPVSALDVSIQAQIINLLEDLQARFSLSYLFVAHDLSVVRHIADRIMVMYVGKIMEEAPTEELFANPLHPYTRVLFSSIPSLDPKKRRGFSPLTGEPPSAFAAQPGCRFSARCAKAETGCSQGEVELVEVSPGHRVRCVLRP from the coding sequence ATGCTTGAAGTAAACGGTTTGAAAATGTACTTTCCTGTGAAGCACGGTTTTTTGCGCCGCACAGTAGGTCATGTGAAGGCCGTTGACGACGTGTCCTTCTCTGTGGGTAAAGGCGAGACCCTAGGCCTCGTGGGAGAATCCGGTTCAGGAAAAACGACAGTAGGTAAATGCATTGTGAGACTCTATGACCCCACGGGTGGGCGCATTTTCTTTGATGGCGCGGATATCGCTCACCTCACACCGGGTGAGCTCAAGGCATACAGAAAGAAGATGCAGATTGTGTTTCAGGACCCCTTCGGTTCGCTTAACCCGCGCATGACAGTATCCGACATCGTGGCCGAGGGGCCACTCATTATGGGTGAGGTCTCAGTGGCGAAAAGGGTAGAAGAACTTCTCGATATCGTGGGCCTATCCAAAGAAGCGGCCTCCCGATATCCCCACGAGTTCTCCGGAGGCCAGAGGCAACGGATCGGTATTGCCCGCGCCCTCGCGGTAAACCCAACCTTTATAGTCTGCGACGAACCTGTCTCTGCCCTGGATGTCTCAATTCAGGCACAGATCATAAACCTCCTTGAAGACCTCCAGGCCAGGTTCTCTCTCTCCTATCTCTTTGTGGCCCATGATCTCTCGGTGGTGCGTCATATCGCGGATCGGATCATGGTAATGTATGTGGGGAAGATCATGGAAGAGGCGCCGACAGAAGAGCTTTTTGCGAACCCCCTCCACCCTTACACCAGGGTATTGTTCTCATCCATTCCCTCGCTTGATCCCAAAAAGCGGCGCGGTTTTAGCCCCCTGACCGGAGAGCCTCCTTCGGCGTTTGCGGCGCAGCCGGGATGCAGGTTTTCGGCCCGGTGTGCAAAAGCAGAAACCGGATGCAGCCAAGGGGAGGTTGAGCTTGTCGAAGTCTCGCCCGGCCATCGGGTGAGGTGTGTGTTACGTCCATGA